The window GAATTGCCGGTCCAGGCGCCCAGGGTGTCCGCCAGTACGGCGTCCAGGTCGATCCCGGTCAGGTCGCCGACGACCACCGCGGTGGCGGTCGCGGGGCGCACGTGGGCCTCGTAGAAGGCGCGCACGGCACCGGAGTCGATGCGGGCGACCGTCTCCTCGGTGCCCTGGCGGGGCCGGGAGATCCGCAGGTCGGCCGGGAACAGCTCCTTGGAGAGCTGCTTGGCGGCGCGGCGCTGCGGGTTGGCCGACTCGTGCGGGATCTCGTCGAGGCGGTTGCGCACCAGCCGGTCGATCTCGCTGTCCGCGAAGGCCGGGGCGCGCAGCGCCTCGGCGAGCAGGCCGAGCGCCTTCGCCAGGCGGGAGGCGGGAACCTCCAGGGAGACCCGCAGGCCCGGGTGGTCGGCGTGCGCGTCGAGGGTCGCGCCGCAGCGCTCCAGCTCCGCCGCGAACTCCTCGGCGGAGTGCTTGTCGGTGCCCTCGGACAGGGCGCGGGCCATGATGGTGGCCACCCCGTCCAGACCCTCGGGCTCCGCGTCGAGCGGCGCGGCGAGGTTGATCTCGACGGCGACGACCTGCTGGCCCGGACGGTGGCAGCGCAGCAGGGTCAGCCCGTTGGCGAGCGCACCGCGCTCGGGGGCCGGGAAGGCCCACGGCCGGGCCTCGCCGGCCTCCGGCCGCGGGTGGAAGGTCATCGTGACGGCTGCGGTGTCGCTCACTGCTCCGCCCCTTCGTTCTCGTCGTTCTCGTCGGACTCGTCGGCCGGCAGGGGCTCGTACACGAGCACCGCGCGGTTGTCCGGGCGCAGTCGGGCGGCGGCCACGGCCTGCACCTCCTCGGCGGTGACGTCCAGGACGCGGCCGACGGCGGTCAGGGCGAGCTGCGGGTCGCCGAACAGGACCGCGAAGCGGCACAGTTCGTCGGCGCGGCCGGCGACCGTGCTCAGCCGGTCCAGCCACTCCCGTTCCAGCTGGGCCTGGGCGCGTTCCATCTCCTCGGCGGTGGGGCCCTCGGCGGCGAACCGCGCGAGTTCCTCGTCCACGGCCGCCTCGATGGCGGGCACCTCGACCCCGCTGGAGGTCTTGACGTCCAGCCAGCCGAGCGACGGCGCGCCCGCCAGGCGCAGCATGCCGAATCCGGCGGCCACGGCGCTCTGGTCGCGGCGGACCAGGCGGTTGTGCAGCCGCGAGGACTCGCCGCCGCCGAGGACGGTCAGCGCCACGTCGGCGGCGTCGCACTCGCGGGTGCCGTCGTGCGGCAGCCGGTAGGCGGCCATCAACGCGCGGGCCGGGACCTCCTCGACGATCTCCTCGCGCAGCTGGCCGCCCATGACCTCGGGCAGCGAGCCGTCGCGCGGCGGCTGCTTGCCGTCGTGCGAGGGGATGGAGCCGAAGTACTTCTCGACCCAGGCGAGCGCCTGCTCGGGGTCGATGTCACCGACGACCGAGAGCACCGCGTTGTTGGGCGCGTAGTACGTGCGGAAGAAGTGGCGCGCGTCCTCCAGGGAGGCGGCGTCCAGGTCGGCCATGGAGCCGATCGGGGTGTGGTGGTACGGGTGTCCCTCGGGGTACGCGAGGGCGGTGAGCCGCTCGAACGCGGTGCCGTACGGCACGTTGTCGTACCGCTGGCGGCGCTCGTTCTTGACGACGTCGCGCTGGTTCTCCATGGACTCGTCGTCCAGGGCGGCCAGCAGCGAGCCCATGCGGTCCGCCTCCAGCCAGAGGGCGAGCTCCAGCTGGTGGGCCGGCATCGTCTCGAAGTAGTTGGTGCGCTCGAAGCTGGTGGTGCCGTTCAGCGAACCGCCGGCGCCCTGGACGAGCTCGAAGTGCCCGTTGCCGGGTACGCTCGCGGACCCCTGGAACATCAGGTGCTCGAAGAGGTGAGCCAGACCGGTCCGGCCCTTGACTTCGTGGCGCGAGCCGACGTCGTACCAGAGGCAGACCGCGGCGACCGGGGTCAGGTGATCCTCGGAGAGCACCACGCGCAGGCCGTTGGCCAGCCGGTGCTCGGTCGCTGTCAGGCCGCCGGAGCCGGCCTGGGCTGTGGCCGTGTGACCCATGGGCATGTGGTCCCTTCGATCGCGATGCAGAGATTTCTGTCAGACCTGCCACTGTATGCAAGCGCGTCGACCACCGGAGAAGTTCCCGGGTTCACTCCTGGGTCGGAGTCGGCGTTGTCGGTGCCTCGGGACACAATGGTCCGCGTCACCACTGTCCGGAAGGCCGACCCAGCCTTGCGGCCACAGCCCGTCAGTCCCCGTCAGACCCCGAGTACACCCCCCTTTCATGGTTAAGGAGCCGCGCAGCGATGGCCCGCCGCAGCACGAAGACCCCGCCGCCGGAGGATTTCGAGGAGAAGATCCTCGACATCGACGTCGTCGACGAAATGCAGGGCTCCTTCCTCGAGTACGCGTACTCGGTGATCTACTCCCGTGCCCTGCCCGACGCCCGTGACGGCATGAAGCCGGTGCACCGGCGCATCGTCTACCAGATGAACGAGATGGGCCTGCGCCCCGACCGCGGCTACGTGAAGTGCGCGCGCGTCGTCGGCGAGGTGATGGGCAAGCTCCACCCCCACGGTGACGCGTCGATCTACGACGCCCTGGTGCGCATGGCCCAACCCTTCTCGATGCGGCTGCCGCTGGTCGACGGCCACGGCAACTTCGGTTCGCTCGGCAACGACGACCCGCCGGCCGCGATGCGCTACACCGAGTCGAGGATGGCCGACGCCGCCTCACTGATGACGGACGGCATCGACGAGAACACCGTCGACTTCGCCGCGAACTACGACGGCCAGGAGCGCGAGCCGGTCGTCCTGCCGGCCGCGTACCCCAACCTGCTCGTCAACGGCGCCTCCGGGATCGCCGTCGGCATGGCCACCAACATGGCCCCGCACAACCTCGGCGAGGTCATCGCGGCCGCCCGTCACCTGATCCGGTACCCGGAGGCGGACCTGGAGGCGCTGATGCGCTTCGTGCCGGGTCCCGACCTGCCGACCGGCGGGCGCATCGTGGGACTCGCCGGCATCAAGGACGCCTACGAGAACGGTCGAGGCACCTTCAAGATCCGCGCGACCGTCGCCGTGGAGGACGTGACCCCGCGCCGCAAGGGCCTGGTCGTCACCGAACTGCCCTTCACGGTCGGCCCCGAGAAGGTCATCGCGAAGATCAAGGACCTGGTCGGTTCCAAGAAGCTCCAGGGCATCGCGGACGTCAAGGACCTCACCGACCGCTCGCACGGCCTGCGCCTGGTCATCGAGATCAAGAACGGCTTCCACCCGGAGGCCGTCCTGGAGCAGCTCTACAAGCTGACGCCGATGGAGGAGTCCTTCGGCATCAACAACGTGGCACTGGTCGACGGCCAGCCGCTGACGCTGGGCCTCAAGGAGCTGCTGGAGGTCTACCTCGACCACCGCTTCGAGGTCGTCCGGCGGCGCAGCGAGTTCCGGCGCGGCAAGCGGCGCGACCGACTGCACCTGGTCGAGGGGCTCCTCGTGGCGCTCCTCGACATCGACGAGGTCATCCGCCTCATCCGGGACAGCGACAACTCCGCGCAGGCCAAGGAACGCCTGATCGAGCACTTCTCCCTCAGCGAGATCCAGACCCAGTACATCCTGGACACCCCGCTGCGCCGGCTCACCCGCTTCGACCGGATCGAGCTGGAGTCCGAGCGCGACCGGCTGGCCGGCGAGATCGACGAGCTGACCGGGATCCTGGAATCCGACAACGAGCTGCGCAAGCTCGTCTCCTCGGAACTGGCGGCGGTGGCGAAGAAGTTCGGCACCGAGCGCCGGACGGTGCTGCTGGAGTCGGCGGGCACGGCCATCGCGGCGGTTCCGCTGGAGGTCGCGGACGACCCGTGCCGGGTCCTGCTGTCGTCCACGGGTCTGGTGGCCCGTACGGCGAACGCCGAGCCGCTGCCCGAGGAGGAGGGCGGGTCCCGTGCGAAGCACGACCTGATCCTCTCGCAGGTGGCCGCGACGGCCCGTGCCGACGTGGGTGTCGTCACCTCGTACGGTCGCCTGCTGAGGCTGTCGGTGATCGACCTGCCCCAGTTGCCGGACACCCACTCCGCGCCGAACCTGGCGGGAGGCGCGCCCGTCACGGAGTTCCTGACCGGGCTGGAGGCGGACGAGACGGTGGTCTGCCTGCTCTCGCTGGACGAGTCCTCCCAGGGCCTGGCCCTGGGCACCGAGCAGGGCGTGGTCAAGCGCGTCGTGCCGGACTATCCGGCGAACAAGGACGAGCTGGAGGTCATCACCCTCAAGGAGGGCGACCGGATCGTCGGAGCGGTCGAGTTGCGCACGGGCGAGGAGGACCTGGTCTTCATCACCGACGACGCCCAACTGCTGCGCTACCCCGCGGCCCAGGTGCGCCCGCAGGGCCGCCCGGCGGGCGGCATGGCGGGCATCAAGCTCGCCGACAACGCCAAGGTGATCCACTTCTCGGCCGTGGACCCGGGCCGGGACGCCATGGTGTTCACGGTCGCCGGCTCGCACGGCACGCTGGACGACTCGCTGCTGTCGGCGAAGCTGACCCCCTTCGACCAGTACCCGCGCAAGGGACGGGCCACCGGCGGCGTGCGCTGCCAGCGGTTCCTGAAGGGCGAGGACGTGTTGGTGCTCGCATGGGCCGGGGGCGCCCCGGTCCGGGCGTCCTCCAAGAACGGGGCCCCGGCGGCGCTGCCGGCCGTCGACCCGCGCCGTGACGGGTCGGGCACGGCGTTGCCCGCTCCCGTCGGGGCACTGGCGGGCGGCGCCCTGTAACGGGACACACCGTGCGGGGGCGCCCTGTGGGGCGACGCCTCGCGACGTGCGGCGACTGACGTGTCAGATGCCGGGGCGTGCGGGGTGCGGGGTCTTCGGACCGCGCACCCCGCACGCCCATGAGTGTTTTCTTGATACATATCGGTGGGGGCGGGGGAGCGGATCTGATGAGTCGTCGGTCGAGCGGGTTGATCGGGGTCTGGGCCGAGGCCCAGCGCCAACAGCAGCGGACTCAACTGATCCAGCAGCGCGAGGCCGAGCGCAGACAGCGCGCCCGCGAACGGGACGTGGCCCGGGGACAGCGGGAACAACAGGCCGCGTACAAACAGCACCGCGAGGCCGAGGCCCGGCGCAGGACCGAACGACTCGACGCGGAAGTGGCCGCCCTCCAGGGATTGTTGGCGGCCGGCTGCCGGGCACCGGCCTTCCGCATGGCCGCCCTGGTCCGCTCCGAGCGACTGGAGCCCTTCACCCCGGGCACACTCGCCCACCCCGTGCCGATGCCACACCTCCAGCAGTTCCAGCAGCAGGGCGGCGGCTGGGGCGGCGGCTCGAACCGGCGCGCGCAGGCGGAGCGCGAGGCGCACGAGCAGTACACCCGGGCCTGGCAGGCCGCCCACGCGGCGGAGCAGCAGCGACAAGGACAACTGGCCTCCTACCGACGTCAGTACGACGAGTGGGCGGCCGGGCAGCTCGCCGACGTCCGGGCGCACAACAGCGGCCTCGCCGAGCTGGCCGACGCCCTGCGGGCCGGGGACGCCGAGGCCGCCGTGGAGTACTTCTCGGCGGCGCTGTACTCCTCCACGGCGTGGCCCGAGGACCTGCCGCGGCAGGTGTCCGCCGCGTACGACCCGGCGGCCCGGCAGTTGGTGCTGGACTGGGAACTGCCGCGGTACGAGGTGGTCCCCGAGGCCAAATCGGTGCGCTACGTGCCGAGCACCGACCAGGACAAGGAGACCGCCAGGCCCGCCACTCAGCGCCGGGCCGTGTACCGGGACCTGCTGGCGCAGTGCGTGCTGCTGGTGCTGCGCGAGCTGTACGCGGCGGACGAGTTCGGCGCGCTGGACTCGGTGGTGGTCAACGGATTCGTGGACGACCACGATCCGGCGACCGGCCGGGAGGCGCAGATCGTCCTGGCCACCGTGCTCGCGGCGCGCTCCGACTTCACCGGGCTGCGCCTGGAACAGGTCAGCGCGGTGGACTGCCTGGTCGACGGGCTGCGCGGGCAGCTGTCGACCCGGCCCGACCAGCCGGCCGCCGTACGGTCGGGCCGCAGGCCGGGCGAGGTCGGCGCGGTCGTCAGCCACGGCGGGCACGCGGGCGGCGGCGCGGAGGAGCCGGACCTCTTCACGATGGATCCCATCGCTTTCGAGAACCTGGTCGCCGAACTGTTCCGGGCGATGGGCATGGAGGCGGTGACCACCCAACGGTCCGGTGACGGCGGGGTCGACGTGGAGGCGCTGGACCCGGCCCCGATCCGGGGCGGTCGGATCGTGGTGCAGGTCAAGCGCTACCGGAACACGGTCCCGCCGACCGCGGTGCGGGACCTGTACGGCACGGTTCAGGACGCGGGGGCGAACAAGGGGGTGCTGGTCACCACCTCGTCCTTCGGACCCGGGTCGTACACCTTTGCCAACGGCAAGCCGCTGGAGTTGGTTCCCGGGGTCGAGTTGGTGGACCTGCTGCACCGGTACGGGCTCCGGGGGCGCCTCGGCGGAGCGGCGAGCGGCCCGGCGGGGCGTGCGTCGGCGTCCGCCTCGGTGCCCGCTCAGCGTACGGGCACGGCGTCGGCGGCGTCGCCGGGCTCGGCGGGCGAGCACAACATCCTCGGCATGGACTGGTCGGGCGGCGTCGCGCTGGACGTGTGCGCGCTCGTCTGCGAGGGCAACCGGGTGCTGAGCGAGGACCACTTCGTGTTCTTCAACAACCCCCGCACGCCGGACGGTTCGGTCCGCTCCCGCGAGCGGGCCGCCCCCGACAAGGCGGCGGTCGAGGTCGACTTCGACGGGCTGCCGCGCCACGCCGACCGCCTGGTGCTCGCCGCCGCCATCGACCCGGAGGTCAACCCGGACGCCGACCTGGCGGGCTTCACCGACGCCCGGATCCGCCTCCTCACGCCGGACGGCCGGGAGATCGACCAGCTGGAGGTCTCCGACGGCCGGGCGGGCGAAACCGCCCTGGTGCTCGGATCGTTCCGGCGCCGGCCGAACGGCGACTGGAAGTTCGTCATCGGCGGCAAGGGCTACCGGGGCGGCCTGGAGGACCTCCTGCGCGAGTACGGCATCGAGGTCGCCTAGGGGGCGGAATCCTGGTCGGGGTCGGCGGCGGGGTCCGGATCGGTCGCGGGGTCCGGGTCCGGGTCGGCGGCGGGGTCCGGGTCCGGGTCGGCGGCGGGGTCCGGCGTCTCCTCCCGCGGGGGCCGGGCCACGTAGCGCAGGACGCCCCACATGCTCTCCGGGCCCGCGAGGTGCGGTCGCGGCTCGCGGCAGGCCTCCAGTTCGCGGAGCAGTGCGGGGCCGTCCGTGCCCGAGCCGATCAGGACGAGCCGGGTCACCCGCGCTTCGCCCCTCCCCCAGGGGCCGGGGGCGAAGCGGAGGAAACGACCGACGGCGTGGACCTCGTAGCGCTCGTCGTGGCCGGAGACGCCGAAGTGGACGAAGCCCTTGATCCGGTAGAGCCCGACCGGACGACGGTCGAGGAAGTCGATGAAGCGGCGCGGGCTCAGGGCCTGCTCGGAGACGAACTCCACGCTCTCGTAGGCGGCGTGTGCGTGGCCCGTGTGGTCGCCGTGTTCCCGTTCTCCGTCGGCCGCCTCCGCCAGCAGGTCCTCGAAGGAGAGCTGGCCGCGCGTCATCGACCAGGGGCGCGCGTCGAAGAGCAGCTCCGGGTCGATCCGCCCGTGGTCCGCGCCGATCACGGGGGTACCGGGCGCGCAGAGGCCGGCCAGTTCGGCTTCGATGCGGGCGCGCTCGGCCGGGTCCACCCGGTCGGTCTTGTTGAGCACCACGAGGTCGGCGACGCCGAGGTGGCGGTCTGTCTCGGGGTGCCGGGCCCGGGTGGCGTCGAACTCCGCCGCGTCGACGACCTCCACCATGCCGCCGTAGCGGATGGCCGGGTTCTCGCTCGCCATCAGCATGCGGATCAGTTCCTGGGGCTCGGCCAGCCCGCTCGCCTCGATGACGATGACATCGATCCGGTGGGCGGGGGCGGAGAGCTTCTCCAGGTACGCGTCCAACTCGCTGCCGTCGACGGCGCAGCACAGGCAGCCACCGCCGAGCGAGACCATGGAGTCGCCGAGTTGCCCGGCGACCGACATGGCGTCGATCTCGATCGAGCCGAAGTCGTTGACCACCACCCCGATCCGGGTACCGCCCCGGTGGACGAGGAGGTGGTTGAGCAGGGTGGTCTTGCCGGATCCGAGGAATCCGGCGAGGACCACGACGGGGATGGTGGGGTGGGACTGCCTGCTGTTCACCCGGTCGATGGTAGCCGGCGCGGCGCCGTGGCGGCTCAGCCGAGCGCCGGGACCGGTTGGGGCGGGGTCGGTCCGGTGTAGCGGGCGGCCGGACGGATGATCTTCGAGTCGGCGGCCTGTTCGAGGATGTTGGCGCTCCAGCCGACCACGCGGGCGGCGCAGAAGGTGGGGGTGAACATCTCGCGCGGCAGCCCGCACAGTTCCATGACCACGCCCGCGTAGAACTCCACGTTGGTGTGCAGTTCCCGACCCGGCTTCAGCTCGGCCAGGATCGCCTCCACCTGTTGTTCGACCTCGACGGCGAAGTCGACCAGTGGGCCGCCGAACCGGAGCGCGATGCCGCGCAGCATCCGTGAGCGCGGGTCCTCGGTGCGGTAGACCGGGTGCCCGAAGCCCATGATCCGATCGCCGGCGCGGACCCGTTCGCGGATCCACGGCTGGATCCGGTCGGCCGTGCCGATGGCGTCGAGGGTGTCCAGGGCCCGACTGGGGGCGCCGCCGTGCAGCGGCCCGGACAGGGCGCCGATGGCCCCGGTCAGGCAGGCCGCGACGTCGGCGCCGGTGGAGGCGATCACGCGGGCGGTGAAGGTCGAGGCGTTGAACCCGTGGTCGATGGTGGAGATCAGGTACTGCTCCACGGCTCGGGCTTCGACGGGGTCGGGTTCGCGCCCGGTGAGCATGTGGAGGTAGTTGGCCGCGTACGGGAGGTCGTCGCGCGGTTCCACCGGCTCCAGCCCCTGTCCCAGCCGGTGGAGGGCGGTGAGCAGGGTGGGCACCGCGGCGCAGGCGGCGAGGGCGTCGGCGGCCCGGCGGGCGGGGTCGAGATCGTAGACCGGGCGGAAGCCGGCGGAGGCGCCCAGCAGGGAGAGGGCGGTGCGGAGTCCGGCGAGCGGCCCGGACAGGGCGGTGGCGCGGGCGAGTGCGGGCAGGGCGCCTCGCACCTCGTCGGGGAGTCGGCGCAGGGGGGCGATCTCGGCGGCGAAGGCGTCCCGCTCGGCGAGGCCGGCGGGGAGCGCGCCGCGGAACATCAGGTGCCACACGTCCTCGAAGGTGCGGCTCTCGGCGAGCTCGACGGCCGAGTACTGGCGGTAGTGGTAGAAGCCTTCGCGGCCTCGGACGTCACCGAGTGCGGTTTCGGTGACCACGACCCCCGCGAGACCGCGGGGTACTTCGACGGTGGTGTTCATGGATTGACCATCGATGATGGATTGAATGCTTGTCAATATTGATTGAATCAAGCTATGTAGGGTGTGTGTCATGAATGCCGAGAGCGACGAGGCGGACGGCCCGCGCCGGATCAACACCCGGGAAGCGGCACGACTGCTCGGAGTGAAACCCGCAACCGTGTACGCGTACGTCAGCCGCGGCCAGCTCGGCAGTCGCCGCGATCCGATCGGGCGCGGCAGCAGCTTCGACGCGGCCGAGGTGGAGGCGCTGGCCCGGCGGAGCCGGCGCGAGGCGGCGGGCCCCGCCGGGGGCAACGCGGGCGAGCTGTCCGTCCGCACCTCGCTCACGCTCATCGAGCCCGACCGCTACTACTTCCGGGGCGTGGACGCCGTCGAGCTGGCCTCGCGGTACCGCTACGAGGAGGTGGCGGAGTGGCTGTGGACGGGGTCGCTGAAGCACGGCGCCCGGTTCGTCGCTCCCCCGGAGCCGTTGGCCGCCGCCCGAAGGGCCGTGGCCGCGCTGCCCGAGCACGGTGGACCGCTGGACCGGCTGCGGGTGGCCGTCGCCGCCGCCGCGGTGGCGGATCCGCTGCGCTTCGACCTGTCCGAGGAGGCCGTACTGGGCTCCGCCCGCTGTCTGATCCCGACGCTGGTCGGCGCGCTGCCCGAGCAGGGCCCCGCCCGGTGGGCCGGCGACACCCGGCTGGCCCGCCTGCTGTGGTCGCGGCTGACGGCGCTGGACCCCGACCCGGACGCGCTGGCCGTCCTGGACCTGGCACTCGGTCTGCTGGTCGACCACGATCTGGCCGCCTCGACGCTGGCCGTACGGGTCGCCGCGTCGGCGCGGGCCCATCCGTACGCGGCGGTCTCGGCCGGACTCGGCGCGCTCGAAGGCCCGCTGCACGGCGCGGCCGGCCGGCTCGCGCACCGGATGCTGGTCGAGGTCCTGGAACGGGGCGGGGCGGCCCCGGTGGTGTCGGAGTACCTGCGCGCGGGACGTCGGGTGCCGGGACTGGGGCACCGGCTGTACCGCGGCGAGGACCCTCGGGCCACGGCCCTGTTCGCCCGGCTGGAGGCCCTGGACCAGGCCGGGCCGGCGCTGGGCGCGGCCCGCGACGTGGCCTCGGTGATGGCCCGGCACGGTGGCGGGCTGCACGCCAACGTGGACCTGGCCCTGGCGGTGCTCACGGTGTCCTGCGGGATGCCCGCCGAGGCCGGGGAGACGGTGTTCGCGGTGGCCCGGACGGCGGGGTGGATCGCGCACGCGCTGGAGGAGTACCAGGAACGGCCGCTGAGGATGCGGCCGACCGGGCACTACGACGGCCCCCGCCCGCCGCGGCCGATGCCGTGACGGGCGGAGGGTCCGGGGACGGGGACGGGGGCGGGCCTCGGGTCAGCCCGCGTAGACCTCGAACTCGCCGATCTGCCCGGCCGGCCAACCGGTGTTGCCGGTGACGGTCAGCCTCAGGTGGCGCAGGCTCGTGCCGTCCGGGAGGGCGAGCGTCACCCTGTTCCCGGTCGCCGGGTCGAAGCGCAGCCCTTGTGCGGGGGCCACTGTGGCGAAGTGCGTCCCGTCCGTGCTGCCGAGGACGGAGAGCGTCTGTGTCCTGGCCGCCCAGGCGGCCGGCGGCGGCAGTTTCAGGACGACGCGCCCGACCGTGCCCGTGGCGCCGAGGTCGACGATGACGGACTGGGGGAAGGCGTTGTCGGCGCTTTCCCAGTAGGTGTTCGGGTCACCGTCGACGGCCTTGGCCGCGTCGTACGCCTGGGTGTGGGAGGTCTCGGTCACCGGCCGGCCCCGGGCCAGGTTCCGCGTGGGGTCGGGGGTGGGACTGGGCGTCGGGGTCGGCGTGGGAGTCGGACTGGACGTCGGCGTCGGGGTGGGCGTGGGCGTCGATGTCGGATCCGGTACCGGCTGTGTGGCGGCCGGCGGGAAGGGCCCGCAGTAGGTTTGGGGCAGTTTGGTGTTCCAGCCGGTGTTCCCGGCTCCCTGCGTCAGCTTCAACTGGGCGCCGAGGCAGCTGTGGATCGGTTCCGCGAACCCCATCCGGGTGGCCCGGACGTTGCTCATCGACAGTTCGGCCGGGTCGTTGAACTGGAGCGCGAACGTCCCGGTCCCGTCGATGTCGATGTCGTCGAAGTGGACGCCCTTGGTGGATCCGGACACGAAGTGGATGGCCGCGTAGGAGCTGTCGAGGATGTCGCTGTCGGTGACGTTGATCGTCGCCTTGTCGATTGAACTCGCGCGGCTGTCGAACCAGATCGCCCCGATCGGGAAGTTCCAGCCGTAGTCCGTGTTGCCGGTCCGGATGAGCGTGTTCCGGGACAGCGTGAACGTGCCTTGTACGTCGGTGCCCTGTCCGGGGGTCACTCCCGGGTACCGGTTGCCGACGTGCAGCCCGCCGCCGTTGGACAGCGACTCCGCGACGACGTTGTCGGTCACCGAGATGTCCTTGCCGCCGTAGATCGCGATGTTGTTGGCCAGGATCGGCAGCACGACCGTGTTCCGGGCGAACGAGTTGGCGACGTTGTTCCTCGTGTCGGCCCACATCGCCAGACCGTCGTCACCGAGGTTGCGCAGGAAGGTGTTCTCGACCGAGGAGTTCGTGACGCCCCAGTGGAAGTTCACCCCGTCCGCCGTCTGGTCGAGGATCCTGCTGTTCCTGATGTGGAAGTTGTCCATCGGGCCGTCCATCCAGGCCCCGACCTTGGTCCGTTGCATCCACACGTTGTCCACGACGGAGTCGCTCATCGCGCCGCCGATCGCGTTGACCTGGTCGTCGTCGATCCGGTCGGCGATCTCGCCGATGACGGCGAAGTCCTTCAGCGTGACGTTCCGGCTCGGCCCGCCCGCCTCGTGGGCGCGTATCTGGCCGCCGTGGCCGCCGCCTTGGACGTACTTCCCGTAGATCCCGACGGCCCGGTTGCGGTCGGTGGGGTGGCGGCCGGTGAGGACGGAGTACCAGGGGCCGGCGCCGCGCAGGGTGACCTGGTCCACGACCACGTGGTCGGTGAGCCTGAAGGTGCCCCGGGGGATCCACACCTCCTTCGCCTGGGCCCGGCCCGCGTCGGCGGCCTGCTGGAAGGCCGTCGTCGAGTCGGTGGCTCCGTTCGGGTCGGCGCCGAAGTCGGTGACCGACAGCGAACCGGACGGACGGGCGACCGGGGCCCCCACCTGCTCGAAGTCGGCCAGGTCCACGACGGCCCACGGGGTGGCGGCAACCGAGGGCAGCGTGATGCGCACCTTGGCGCCCGCCGGAAGGGTCTTCCCGAAGAGCGTGCGGGTCTCCTCGTAGAAGTGGTGCGGCTTGTCCCCGGGCTGGTTGGTGAAGGGGTAGCTGCCGTAGAACCAGCTGTACTTGGAGGTGA of the Streptomyces sp. NBC_01426 genome contains:
- a CDS encoding M16 family metallopeptidase, with translation MTFHPRPEAGEARPWAFPAPERGALANGLTLLRCHRPGQQVVAVEINLAAPLDAEPEGLDGVATIMARALSEGTDKHSAEEFAAELERCGATLDAHADHPGLRVSLEVPASRLAKALGLLAEALRAPAFADSEIDRLVRNRLDEIPHESANPQRRAAKQLSKELFPADLRISRPRQGTEETVARIDSGAVRAFYEAHVRPATATAVVVGDLTGIDLDAVLADTLGAWTGNSADPLPVPPVTADDTGRVVIVDRPGAVQTQLLIGRIGADRHDRVWAAQVLGTYCLGGTLTSRLDKVLREEKGYTYGVRAFGQVLRSTADGKGASMLAISGSVDTPNTGPALEDLWTVLRTLAEGGLTDAERDVAVQNLVGVAPLKFETAASVAGTLADQVEQELPDDYQARLYAQLAATGTVEATSAVVNAFPVDRLVTILVGDASQIAEPVRALGIGDVSVVGN
- a CDS encoding M16 family metallopeptidase, producing MGHTATAQAGSGGLTATEHRLANGLRVVLSEDHLTPVAAVCLWYDVGSRHEVKGRTGLAHLFEHLMFQGSASVPGNGHFELVQGAGGSLNGTTSFERTNYFETMPAHQLELALWLEADRMGSLLAALDDESMENQRDVVKNERRQRYDNVPYGTAFERLTALAYPEGHPYHHTPIGSMADLDAASLEDARHFFRTYYAPNNAVLSVVGDIDPEQALAWVEKYFGSIPSHDGKQPPRDGSLPEVMGGQLREEIVEEVPARALMAAYRLPHDGTRECDAADVALTVLGGGESSRLHNRLVRRDQSAVAAGFGMLRLAGAPSLGWLDVKTSSGVEVPAIEAAVDEELARFAAEGPTAEEMERAQAQLEREWLDRLSTVAGRADELCRFAVLFGDPQLALTAVGRVLDVTAEEVQAVAAARLRPDNRAVLVYEPLPADESDENDENEGAEQ
- a CDS encoding DNA gyrase/topoisomerase IV subunit A; the encoded protein is MARRSTKTPPPEDFEEKILDIDVVDEMQGSFLEYAYSVIYSRALPDARDGMKPVHRRIVYQMNEMGLRPDRGYVKCARVVGEVMGKLHPHGDASIYDALVRMAQPFSMRLPLVDGHGNFGSLGNDDPPAAMRYTESRMADAASLMTDGIDENTVDFAANYDGQEREPVVLPAAYPNLLVNGASGIAVGMATNMAPHNLGEVIAAARHLIRYPEADLEALMRFVPGPDLPTGGRIVGLAGIKDAYENGRGTFKIRATVAVEDVTPRRKGLVVTELPFTVGPEKVIAKIKDLVGSKKLQGIADVKDLTDRSHGLRLVIEIKNGFHPEAVLEQLYKLTPMEESFGINNVALVDGQPLTLGLKELLEVYLDHRFEVVRRRSEFRRGKRRDRLHLVEGLLVALLDIDEVIRLIRDSDNSAQAKERLIEHFSLSEIQTQYILDTPLRRLTRFDRIELESERDRLAGEIDELTGILESDNELRKLVSSELAAVAKKFGTERRTVLLESAGTAIAAVPLEVADDPCRVLLSSTGLVARTANAEPLPEEEGGSRAKHDLILSQVAATARADVGVVTSYGRLLRLSVIDLPQLPDTHSAPNLAGGAPVTEFLTGLEADETVVCLLSLDESSQGLALGTEQGVVKRVVPDYPANKDELEVITLKEGDRIVGAVELRTGEEDLVFITDDAQLLRYPAAQVRPQGRPAGGMAGIKLADNAKVIHFSAVDPGRDAMVFTVAGSHGTLDDSLLSAKLTPFDQYPRKGRATGGVRCQRFLKGEDVLVLAWAGGAPVRASSKNGAPAALPAVDPRRDGSGTALPAPVGALAGGAL
- a CDS encoding restriction endonuclease, whose product is MSRRSSGLIGVWAEAQRQQQRTQLIQQREAERRQRARERDVARGQREQQAAYKQHREAEARRRTERLDAEVAALQGLLAAGCRAPAFRMAALVRSERLEPFTPGTLAHPVPMPHLQQFQQQGGGWGGGSNRRAQAEREAHEQYTRAWQAAHAAEQQRQGQLASYRRQYDEWAAGQLADVRAHNSGLAELADALRAGDAEAAVEYFSAALYSSTAWPEDLPRQVSAAYDPAARQLVLDWELPRYEVVPEAKSVRYVPSTDQDKETARPATQRRAVYRDLLAQCVLLVLRELYAADEFGALDSVVVNGFVDDHDPATGREAQIVLATVLAARSDFTGLRLEQVSAVDCLVDGLRGQLSTRPDQPAAVRSGRRPGEVGAVVSHGGHAGGGAEEPDLFTMDPIAFENLVAELFRAMGMEAVTTQRSGDGGVDVEALDPAPIRGGRIVVQVKRYRNTVPPTAVRDLYGTVQDAGANKGVLVTTSSFGPGSYTFANGKPLELVPGVELVDLLHRYGLRGRLGGAASGPAGRASASASVPAQRTGTASAASPGSAGEHNILGMDWSGGVALDVCALVCEGNRVLSEDHFVFFNNPRTPDGSVRSRERAAPDKAAVEVDFDGLPRHADRLVLAAAIDPEVNPDADLAGFTDARIRLLTPDGREIDQLEVSDGRAGETALVLGSFRRRPNGDWKFVIGGKGYRGGLEDLLREYGIEVA
- a CDS encoding CobW family GTP-binding protein → MNSRQSHPTIPVVVLAGFLGSGKTTLLNHLLVHRGGTRIGVVVNDFGSIEIDAMSVAGQLGDSMVSLGGGCLCCAVDGSELDAYLEKLSAPAHRIDVIVIEASGLAEPQELIRMLMASENPAIRYGGMVEVVDAAEFDATRARHPETDRHLGVADLVVLNKTDRVDPAERARIEAELAGLCAPGTPVIGADHGRIDPELLFDARPWSMTRGQLSFEDLLAEAADGEREHGDHTGHAHAAYESVEFVSEQALSPRRFIDFLDRRPVGLYRIKGFVHFGVSGHDERYEVHAVGRFLRFAPGPWGRGEARVTRLVLIGSGTDGPALLRELEACREPRPHLAGPESMWGVLRYVARPPREETPDPAADPDPDPAADPDPDPATDPDPAADPDQDSAP